The window tgggcgctcccttagagatacggtgagaagctcggtcacccggagagagctcggagtagagccgttCATTAAGAgcaatttaattcagttttatttctattgtcCAATTTTATAACACGGTTGGTCTCAAAGGGCttcacaccaaaaacataaagtcagtcataaaatataaacattagcTGATtgctagactagactagactagactggGCATCCCTGCCCTTGATCCCTTCTTCTTTCTAGAAAGAggcaagtttaaaaaaaaaaacaaaaaaaaaacaaaacagattcttggacaaaaaagaagaacctTTAGGGAAGTCCACACGAAGGAGGGACGGACAGGATCAACAGGTGACGTACCAGagctgttaaagaagaattagcttatctaacccCACAACTACATGTtcgaatagtgtagcagatgggcttcatccagatggaactggagACATCTGAGAcgcgagacgagccagagtcGAGGTCCACTGACAAGAACAATGGACAAGAACAGGAGTACAGACGATCTTTTTACCAGATGGAACTAAGGGACAGCTgggatgagccagaggcgaggtccactgtcaAGAACAGGAGTACAGACAATCCTTCTACCAGATGGAACTCAGGGACAGCTGGGAcgcaagacgagccagaggcgaggtccactgacAAGAACAGGAGTACAGACgatccccccagaggagctgaaaGTTAGTGTCTGGGGAGAGGGAAATCTGGGCAtatttgcttagactgctgccccgcGACCCGATGAATGGAAggagatagatggatggatagaaactaacaaaaaattaaagttacagttaacatttgtttatttgtttgtacatAATGGAGTTGTTTATTGTGTTCACCTTGCCACTACAAGCTGCAAAATCCTAACTTTCCCCAGTTTgcaatatttgataaatgtgttcatcatttctgttcataatttcttaaaaatgactAACATTTACTCcctaaataacattaaataggagttcagtatttttttacttctagtcattaaatgtgtttgaatCTTTACACAGAACTCCTGCATCAAAAACAGTCTAAAGCGAAACAGTAACACAATAGTCTATCATCATACATTAACATTTCAGCattcaaaaacagtttcacTTCTTCATTTGCCTTTTAACCATGTGACTGAACAAGGAACTGAGCAGATCGTCTCTCTACGGCGATTCCTCCTCTGTGACTGGCTCTTTACTCTCTTCTCGCCTCCTGTCAGTTCGGTCTTGGAAATGTCCCTCACTGCTCTGCTTTTGATCACTGGGGCTGTTTGTGCTTCTTCAACAAGTAAGACATCAACTGCAGCTCTCATTTGAGCTTACTTCAGGGTTTGGTAACAGAGTCAGAATCTACTTTCagctgaaaacaccaaaaagattAGAGGAGCCTCCGGTCCAGCAAGAGGAAGTAGTTGTCCGTGTTCTAGTCTGTGACACTAAAGACTAAAAGAGAAGCCGTTTTGACAATTTTGGATCTTTAGAGAAAATGAAACGATCTTAGTTTTTGGTTGCTGCTTATCTTTTTTAGACATGAACATGTATTGATTTTTGAAAACTatcaaacatctgaactttCAATGTTAAACTGGTGTAATTCCAGAAGAGTTTAGATTGGCTAGTTTCAAAATTAACGCCTACtgcagaattattttaaaaaactggtttagttaaattaacttaaatacAGCAACATGTAAGTTAATAatactgctttttttaaaaaaaaactgctgttcgTATTCCTCTCCTATTGAGAGTCCAGACCAATTTCGGCAATTTTTCATTCCTTTAGTCTCAGAGTTGAAACACTTTTGATGATAAATTTGATTGGTTAGTGGTCCTTCCAactaaacatttcctttttcttagtACATATTACTTCTGattattatttcaattatttcagtaagaatcaattattttttggaCATGTTGAATTTACTTAATATTATTGTCACTTTGTTGCCACAATTTTATTGAGTAGAGGGAGTTcctactttttacagtgcatcAGAACactgaaaagtttgaaaaatgttcaaaatgaagaagcttttgaacattttctgagACTTTACCCACAGGATATGATGGAGCTTCTGGATCATGTTCAGATATGGCTTCCTCTCTGCGTGACTGATTCATCCACAGGTGACACCGGGGTTTCTGGAAACATTCCTGCATCATTCAGTATTGTCAGAAATGGAATTTGGAGTTTCATCTTAGAACCTGAAGGGCgtccaaaataaaattgtcatcTATGTCCCTGACGCACAGAGACTTtcccagtttttgtttttgtgggctCACCCCAggaataaaaagcattttacatGTTGGCTCTTATTTCAACTCTATCTTCAGTCTTTCAGTCATGTCTGACTTTTACTTTTCCAGCACCAAGTCACGTGTTCCACTTCATCTATGGATGCTACGAAACCGACGATGTGCGAGTGGACTTGGTTGTTGATGAAGACACGATCGGATATGCTGATTTCAACAAACAAGAGATGGTGTGGCGTTTACCTTATGTGCCATCAGGAGGAAAAGACTTAAAGAAAGAAGCTTTCAAATTTGCCAGAAACAGCATTGCACACTGTCATTCTGTTTTGGCAAAGGCAAAAAAAGCAGATCATGGAAGTCCTTTACATCAGGGTAATAAACACCttgtaacactttttttttctttttcgaaGAAAAGTTTTGTATTCTTGTGAAATCCaaacaatttgaattttttttttttgtcattaaaaaaatcattaatggGATTTTTCAATCTTTAACTGACCAGAACCTCCTGACATCTCCATCTATACCCGTTACAAGAGTGAGGAGGGGGTGCTCAACACTCTCTTCTGCTCTGCCAATCACTTCTACCCCCCGACCATCAACTTCACGTGGACCAAGAATGGCGTGGAGGTCACGGAGGGGTTGTTGAACCTACGTTTCAGTCACAACAAAGACGGGACGTTTCGCAGGATTTCAACCCTGAGCTTCACCCCTCAAAGGGGGGACGTTTACTCCTGTAGGGTGAGCCATGAAGCCTTGGAAAGACCTCTCGTCATGACCTGGGGTGAGTCTGCATTTTACCCAatgaatgggaaaaaaaatattcagtcatgAGGGCGTCTCTGATCTTTAGAAATTGGGGTAACGGAATCCGAAAGCCTTTACAGTGACCATATCAGTGCAAGAACTAAAAATACCCATAAACATATAGGTTCGTGCACACAGTACAGTAATTGAGGGGAAATATgtattacaaatttaaaaaaaaaagaaaaattttagtttttattgtcatttgaCTTACAGGTAATGCATATATACACATGGAGACTTACATATACATAGGCATATACGTGTATTTACCTGTATATGTATGCAAACATGTATTGACTTAAATAAgccatttcatgtttttgagcCGGTTTTGGAAAGACTGCTTACTTAGTTGTAGGATAAATGAGCCACCAAAAGCAGGAAGCTCTTCTGAACCAAAATTAAACCTGACATTTAGGTTTCTTTCTAAAGCAGATgtagatttttgtcttttgctgTTTGGATgcttaatctgaaaaaaaaagaagcaagtcTAAATAGATGCATTCtgttagaataaataaaaaataattcatcatGAACTGTGTTACACTTTTAGCTGAAATCTATTTTGGTGTCTTAATATTTCCTGATTCAAatctacttgttttttttttaactacttgtAAAAGCTGATGCTTGGCTCActtctgccccctgctggaaaGACAGAGGAGTGTCATGGGAATCTACACAAAATCTTATTTGTGACtatcagtaaaaagttttaaaagtgtcaactatttttacaaacattaaacaattttaaagtaaaaataattaaatgaaataaaggttaaaggcagttggttaaaaacatatctggaaattgtattttcatttttggaagtctccaaatatttacatttaattttcagaataaaagtagAGATGTATCACTTAAATTCTTTAGCGTGAATGTATTTACACCCtttaacataaaagtaaaaaacagttttaaaaataaaaaaaattatttatgtttgcTGAAACTCTATTACTAcaaccaaatatttaaaattttctctATGCAACACAGTGCAGCAAAACCTTTAAGGTTAGAAATATTCATAATTTCatactatttaaaaaactgGTTCATAGACAATTTATACCATCagtgaccttttttttacattgttttaaaactatgtttaaagtaaaatggATTTAACAAATGATCAGCGTCTCTTATCTGTTGAATGTTGTTTCTGCAAATTCACAGTTCTTTGCTCAAAATCCTGTGaaggaaaatattgtttttctcttcttcttctctttaatTTACAGAATCCAGAATCCAGAGGAATCCTGCTcgtgtgtttttctttgcaagTCTGCTTCTGTGCTTAGCTGGTATCGGGACCGGCTTCTACTTTTTCACCAAGAAACCAAAGCTTTGCTGTGTTTGTCGGTGAACTGTTCTCATTGCTGTGGTTGGGATTCGGTGGGGATGCCTGACAGCCATGCATGCAAAGCCTGCAATCTTGTTATATTTTACTAACTTCACTACAGCAAATGTCATTGATAGAAACTAATCTGAGTCTGGAACCTGACGCATCTATTATCTCTCCATTTTGgctctttgactttgaaaaaaatgtaaactatacaaaatgtttaaattatttacattttttcatttattcttagaTCTTAATATATCAgataactgagaaaaaagatggtaaaaaagtttctaaattatGGAACTGAATTTACACGTAAAgctgttttttccatttatatATAATTGGATTTTGTCCTGTTCATATTTGataataaaaggagaaaaaggataAAGGTGCACCAAAGTCGTTTTGATGGAAAATGTatgatttatttggttttcttgcACATTTTACCAGATCTGAGTCTTATTTGTCATTTGGTGCAtttgattttgaaagaaacttacCAGTGTTAAATATAAAGCtgcctttttaatttaaatacaatttaataaattaaatgtaaaaaaaacatgtcagtttAAAACTATAGTGTAAAATTTTACATgctacatttaataaataaatcaaggaGTTAACGacctcaaaaacataaataagatgtatttttctaaactgtaAGGTGGAACTTTGTAGCTTTTGGAGggtttttgtttggcttttttagttttaaagtttgcagGCCTCTGAAGACCAATCTTgtcaagtttttacattttactctttttataaatgtgtggAATGAACAAAACAGATTTCAAGTTGTGAgttgaaagaggaaaaatatataaatacataaataaaatgtgtattactttaagttaaagtaattttttttctaaatattttcatatacaaataataaaatgtgtcatttcttTGGTCCTCTGCTACCATCTAGTGGCAGAAtataaaaattactttaaagggAAACAAAAGTGCAGCCATgaattccttaaaaataaaaacacatttattagcAGTCACAGGGAGAGAATGCATGACATCTACATCAGTATGTCTGAATAAAAAGGCTAACGTCTTTATTTACAAATCTGCAATAGAACGTGGATAAGCACATGCACGTACAAATCATGACACCAAACAGCTTTCTGCAGAACAACCCGCTGCCCTCAATGCGGCTGTGGTCCGAGCAATTGACGTGAttgattaaaatgatcaaagagGAAGAGGGAGGGGCTGGACTCTGCAGATCTGGACATTCATTGGCCTCTGAATTATTGATTGACGGAGCAAAACCCGTGCTGCTCCTGGACAGGGTTGAGGCAAAAGCGGATCAACATGGTGACCTCTGCTGCCTGTGTCGACATGCCCAAAGTGGCCAAAATCTCCAAACTGCACACCAATTCACCCAGAAGTGTAACTTTTCTCATCAGCTCAAATTGGAGCACCACTTCCCAGACATTCTAGTGAGCTCATTTAATTACAAAACATGAGATTGTCAAGAGGTGGTCTGAACCGCGGGCTGAGGGATAACAGCAGGTcggaggaggagccacagcTCTCCGATTGGGACGCTCTCATAGTCGAAGGCACTTAAAATTTTGCTcaggatttcttttgtttttgccttagACACAACCGTCCTGTGAAccctttttttgtgtaaacCGAGGCCAGTTTTGCCCGATTAAAGCGGACGCCTCCGCCTGCCAGCAAAACCAAAAGCTAAGAGGAATCAAAGGCATCAGCAGAAGCAACCATCATCGTTTGGCAAAGAACAATTTGAAAGTACAATCACATGTTTATGTGTCCCGCCGGGACGAACGAAAAGAGACGCGCGGCGCGTCTTCGACTGGTAATGATGAGGCGGGAAGAAGCAGGACTCCAGAGGACGATGGGAGGTGGAGGTGAGCACAGAGCTGGAATATTTCACAGAGGCAGTGGAAGGGGCAGACCGGTGAGGACCCGGGACCGGGGAGGGGAGGCGTCTGAGCTGTAgctggaggagaggaagaggaggacaaaCCAAGCCTTCGCCTTCAGCTTCTCCGTGACTTTGAGTGCTGGATGAGCCACTGCAGCGTGATATCTGGAGGGAGCCGGAAAAGCTGATGAACAACCTCAAGAGGAGGACAACTCAACTTTAAGAACTGCCTCTCAGCATAAGGAAACATGTACAGGTCACTGAACTGGAACatcaactcaaacatttaagCTGTGTTTGATAATCATACAGGACAGGTAGAGCTTCACTTTGGaataaagctaacatttttaaccttaaaagACCCGCTCTGATAAAAacggtgttttaaacatgttcatgtgtgacgatggaggacatatgtaaagagaatttcattattcaaatcattttgaatcaggagcagataaaaaaacagtttgaaaaagagagtttttgtgatgtagaataGGCGGGACAAAGCTAACCCACTCCACCCTGCAACAGAaaaggggaagagggggcggggttgctctgtgacAACAATTCCTGaccaactcagaggcgaattcctaataaactattgtaattctgcagaaactatgttctttttaaattgtttttagtgctgtcatgtgacTAATTTCTctgtgattaattaatcgtgagatgtaattaattaatctgattaatcgattttaatcgCTTTTTTATAACCCAATGATTGCTGTTAagagcctcattttgaggttttttatttaagtttgtgacattatGGTggagtaaaagatcaaaataaaacNNNNNNNNNNNNNNNNNNNNNNNNNNNNNNNNNNNNNNNNNNNNNNNNNNNNNNNNNNNNNNNNNNNNNNNNNNNNNNNNNNNNNNNNNNNNNNNNNNNNNNNNNNNNNNNNNNNNNNNNNNNNNNNNNNNNNNNNNNNNNNNNNNNNNNNNNNNNNNAATCGTGagctgtaattaattaatcggattaatcgattttaatcgCTTTTTTATAACCCAATGATTGCTGTTAAGAGCCTCCTTTTGAGGttgtttatttaagtttgtgaccgtgtggtgcagtaaaagatca is drawn from Oryzias melastigma strain HK-1 linkage group LG5, ASM292280v2, whole genome shotgun sequence and contains these coding sequences:
- the LOC112145229 gene encoding RLA class II histocompatibility antigen, DP alpha-1 chain, producing the protein MSLTALLLITGAVCASSTTPSHVFHFIYGCYETDDVRVDLVVDEDTIGYADFNKQEMVWRLPYVPSGGKDLKKEAFKFARNSIAHCHSVLAKAKKADHGSPLHQEPPDISIYTRYKSEEGVLNTLFCSANHFYPPTINFTWTKNGVEVTEGLLNLRFSHNKDGTFRRISTLSFTPQRGDVYSCRVSHEALERPLVMTWESRIQRNPARVFFFASLLLCLAGIGTGFYFFTKKPKLCCVCR